The Schistocerca piceifrons isolate TAMUIC-IGC-003096 chromosome 5, iqSchPice1.1, whole genome shotgun sequence genome has a segment encoding these proteins:
- the LOC124798664 gene encoding trypsin alpha-3-like, with protein sequence MFRTALFVLLVVALSGASPLVKPIPGSKPWRSRLDGRIVGGSAVSISQYPWQLYFTIGNYMCGASIISNSWALSAAHCVDGFAISQMLLRAGTSTRGSGGTTHSIATGYIHGSYSGNDYDICVVQVSNAFSFGTNVQAVGLASSEPSAGTSVTVTGWGTTSSGGSASNTLLGVTVQIIDRNTCNRSYGSITSRMICAGVSAGGKDACQGDSGGPLVSGSTQVGIVSWGNGCALANYPGVYANVANLRSWIQQASGV encoded by the exons ATGTTTCGCACAGCTCTTTTTGTGCTCCTGGTGGTGGCCCTCAGTGGCGCCAGTCCCCTGGTGAAACCCATCCCGGGAAGCAAGCCCTGGAGGTCACGTCTGGACGGCAGGATTGTCGGGGGTTCCGCTGTCAGCATCTCCCAGTACCCATGGCAGCTCTACTTCACCAT TGGCAACTACATGTGCGGCGCCTCCATCATTAGCAACAGCTGGGCTCTCTCTGCAGCCCACTGTGTGGATGGATTCGCCATCAGCCAAATGCTGTTGCGGGCTGGCACCTCCACCAGGGGTAGTGGAGGTACCACGCACAGCATCGCTACTGGCTACATTCACGGAAGCTACAGTGGCAACGACTACGACATCTGCGTCGTCCAAGTTTCTAACGCCTTCAGCTTCGGCACCAACGTTCAGGCCGTGGGTCTCGCATCGTCAGAGCCCTCTGCTGGAACCTCAGTAACAGTCACTGGCTGGGGAACCACCTCGTCTGGCGGCAGTGCCTCCAACACGCTACTAGGTGTCACCGTCCAGATCATAGACCGCAACACGTGCAACCGCTCGTACGGCAGCATCACCAGCCGCATGATCTGCGCTGGAGTGAGCGCAGGCGGCAAGGACGCCTGCCAGGGAGACAGCGGCGGTCCTCTGGTGTCCGGCTCCACCCAGGTGGGCATCGTCTCCTGGGGCAACGGGTGCGCCTTAGCCAACTACCCGGGAGTCTACGCCAACGTAGCCAACCTGAGGTCCTGGATCCAACAAGCTTCTGGCGTCTAA